A genomic window from Oceanobacillus timonensis includes:
- a CDS encoding ABC transporter substrate-binding protein: MKKYLFPLLLLTLSLLVTACGSSGEASEPKGEIDIYTHNDSEEMQDFVKGLKDETGIEANVLRTSSGEGWSRMQSEAPDFGADMQWGMLHSIALKAEEEDYLEPYDSPTWEDVPDEFKDEDGKWYGWSYWFNLLGVNTDILEEKGLDKPESWEDLLDPQYKGEIVLPDPGTSGTAYLFVSTIMQIMGEEEGWEYLEKLDENVGQYVKSGDAPAQMVAQGEYAIGITWDQAVYNRVDEGYPLEAIIPEEGVGYDLDVIWMFQGTENRELVEEAIDYIGSEEGMKKSAEHRSMVTKSGIEGTVENIEDYLIDYDAVLAEENRDRIMKQWRENF; this comes from the coding sequence ATGAAAAAATATCTTTTTCCACTTTTACTTCTTACATTGAGTTTGTTGGTTACTGCATGTGGCAGTTCTGGTGAGGCCAGTGAACCTAAAGGAGAAATTGATATTTACACCCATAATGATTCTGAGGAAATGCAGGATTTTGTAAAAGGTTTAAAAGATGAGACAGGGATTGAAGCTAACGTACTTAGAACATCCAGCGGAGAAGGCTGGAGCCGGATGCAATCAGAAGCTCCAGATTTTGGAGCGGACATGCAATGGGGTATGTTGCACAGCATTGCACTAAAAGCAGAAGAAGAGGACTACTTAGAACCATATGATTCCCCTACCTGGGAGGACGTACCAGATGAATTCAAAGATGAGGACGGAAAATGGTATGGATGGTCCTACTGGTTTAATTTATTAGGCGTTAATACAGACATTCTGGAGGAGAAAGGATTGGACAAGCCGGAATCATGGGAGGACTTACTCGATCCGCAGTATAAAGGAGAAATTGTATTGCCAGACCCAGGTACTTCAGGAACGGCTTACTTATTCGTTTCCACGATTATGCAGATTATGGGAGAAGAAGAAGGTTGGGAGTATTTAGAAAAGCTAGATGAAAATGTTGGTCAATACGTGAAATCTGGTGATGCTCCTGCACAAATGGTTGCTCAAGGAGAGTATGCAATCGGTATAACGTGGGATCAAGCTGTTTATAATCGGGTGGACGAAGGGTATCCCCTAGAAGCTATTATACCGGAAGAAGGAGTAGGTTATGATCTTGATGTTATTTGGATGTTCCAAGGAACCGAAAATCGTGAATTAGTCGAAGAAGCAATCGATTATATCGGCTCTGAAGAAGGAATGAAGAAATCCGCCGAACACCGGTCTATGGTGACGAAAAGTGGGATCGAAGGAACGGTAGAAAATATAGAAGATTATCTCATTGATTATGATGCCGTTTTGGCGGAAGAGAACCGCGATCGTATCATGAAACAATGGCGCGAAAATTTTTAA
- a CDS encoding HAD family hydrolase, protein MSVVQINGVEYEIDCILFDKDGTIIDFNLWLYWADAFIDMIAEKSDVTYNKNLLADALGFSYKNGIWDPKGPLAIGSQQDLLTILTWGLYQQGTPWDQAYKKVHDAHQLLEDTFKMHAYIKPTNGLLSFLQQAEKHAIKMGVVTSDNYKKTLKHLNALGIAHYFSTIVGHDLVHRGKPYPEMVYYACERLNVSPEKTLIIGDSNGDMILGKNSGALASVGIISSPEAQTNHLQDADYIISDYQTMTLIES, encoded by the coding sequence GTGAGTGTTGTTCAGATTAATGGGGTTGAGTATGAAATAGATTGTATTTTATTTGATAAAGATGGAACAATTATCGATTTTAATTTGTGGCTATACTGGGCAGATGCATTCATTGATATGATTGCTGAAAAGAGTGACGTTACCTACAACAAAAACTTACTGGCCGATGCATTAGGTTTTTCTTACAAAAACGGCATATGGGATCCAAAAGGACCGCTGGCAATTGGTTCACAGCAAGATTTGTTAACCATCCTAACATGGGGGCTTTATCAACAAGGGACCCCTTGGGACCAGGCATATAAAAAGGTCCATGATGCCCACCAGCTATTGGAAGATACTTTTAAAATGCACGCGTATATCAAACCAACGAATGGTCTACTTTCTTTTTTGCAGCAAGCCGAAAAACATGCCATCAAAATGGGCGTCGTTACTTCCGATAATTATAAAAAAACGCTGAAGCATTTAAATGCACTGGGTATTGCACACTACTTTTCAACCATCGTTGGCCATGATCTTGTCCACCGGGGAAAACCATATCCGGAAATGGTTTATTATGCTTGTGAACGGTTAAATGTTTCTCCAGAAAAAACGCTGATCATTGGCGATTCGAATGGCGATATGATACTTGGCAAAAACAGTGGTGCTTTAGCTAGTGTTGGTATTATTTCATCACCTGAAGCGCAAACCAATCATTTGCAGGATGCGGATTATATTATCAGCGATTATCAGACTATGACGTTGATAGAATCATAA
- a CDS encoding DeoR/GlpR family DNA-binding transcription regulator yields MSFLFAKERHEEIVKMIQKDRSVKVSYLMKYFDVSFETIRRDLEFLEKQGFLTRVHGGAVLEEVNSRELSFTVRESKFLKEKQEIANKAVSYVSEGQSIAMDVSTTNTEFAKALKKHFTRLTVLTNSMTIAHELSEMPDYTIIFAGGILRNQELCTVGDFTEEFITQFHIDTFFMSISGISLTKGLTDYGAGELQVKKKMMDIAQDKIVLADSSKFDIVSLLNVCPFNQVHRIITDSNISENILDKYRDAGIEIV; encoded by the coding sequence GTGTCGTTTTTGTTTGCTAAAGAGAGACATGAAGAAATCGTAAAAATGATTCAAAAAGATCGTTCAGTGAAAGTATCTTATTTAATGAAGTATTTCGATGTATCATTTGAGACGATACGAAGAGATTTAGAATTTCTAGAAAAACAAGGATTTTTAACACGCGTCCATGGAGGAGCTGTACTGGAAGAAGTAAACAGCAGAGAGCTATCGTTTACAGTACGGGAATCTAAATTTTTAAAAGAGAAACAAGAAATCGCAAATAAAGCAGTAAGCTATGTTAGCGAAGGACAGTCCATTGCAATGGATGTGAGTACAACTAATACAGAATTTGCCAAGGCCTTAAAAAAACATTTTACACGTTTAACCGTTCTTACTAACTCCATGACAATTGCTCATGAGCTTTCAGAAATGCCTGATTACACCATCATTTTTGCTGGGGGGATTTTACGAAATCAAGAGCTTTGTACTGTTGGGGATTTTACGGAGGAATTTATCACCCAATTCCATATCGACACCTTTTTTATGAGTATTAGCGGAATCTCACTCACAAAAGGGTTAACTGACTACGGGGCTGGTGAGCTGCAGGTGAAAAAGAAAATGATGGATATAGCGCAAGATAAAATAGTGCTGGCAGATAGCAGTAAATTTGATATTGTATCTTTATTGAACGTATGTCCGTTTAACCAAGTTCATCGTATTATTACCGATTCCAACATAAGTGAAAATATATTGGATAAATACCGGGATGCAGGGATTGAAATTGTGTAA
- a CDS encoding poly-gamma-glutamate hydrolase family protein yields MKRNNFFIVGLAVVVVVMAMLLANETNGNDTYKNFNELRQNERQEADYRISSEKRNPDVAFIAIHGGGIEPGTTELAEQLASAGEYTFYSFQGTKAANNTELHIDSTNFDEPEALDLVSDSFYTVSLHGYEDELEKHTYLGGLDEALAQSMEKELKNAGFSVSDAPKELNGKEKDNIVNQNRQKKGIQLEISTAQRQAFFEDGDFSSENRDNRTEEFYDYIEAVGRALGGD; encoded by the coding sequence ATGAAAAGAAATAACTTTTTTATTGTGGGACTAGCGGTTGTCGTGGTGGTGATGGCAATGCTGCTAGCCAATGAAACGAACGGGAACGATACGTACAAAAATTTTAATGAACTTCGTCAAAATGAGAGGCAAGAAGCGGATTATAGGATTAGTTCAGAAAAGCGAAATCCGGATGTGGCATTCATAGCAATCCATGGTGGAGGAATAGAGCCTGGTACAACGGAATTAGCGGAACAATTAGCTTCTGCGGGCGAATATACCTTTTATTCTTTTCAAGGAACAAAAGCAGCAAATAATACAGAGCTGCATATTGATTCAACAAATTTCGATGAACCAGAAGCTTTAGACCTTGTGTCAGACAGTTTCTATACCGTATCTCTCCATGGATATGAGGATGAACTGGAAAAACACACGTATTTGGGCGGACTGGATGAAGCGTTAGCCCAATCAATGGAGAAAGAACTAAAAAATGCTGGTTTTTCAGTAAGTGATGCGCCGAAAGAACTGAATGGGAAAGAGAAGGATAATATTGTTAATCAAAATAGACAGAAAAAGGGAATTCAATTAGAAATAAGTACTGCCCAACGACAGGCTTTTTTTGAGGATGGGGATTTCTCTTCTGAGAACCGGGATAATCGGACCGAGGAATTTTATGATTATATTGAAGCTGTTGGTAGAGCTTTGGGTGGGGACTAG
- a CDS encoding DUF981 family protein encodes MIIDWATTQVYNTIMCVAAGVGLLLILRFGSHLNNSKVGQLEGWAIGFEILGFILTLTGGHMSLTWPLAQIGFPFDDIIFGEPALAFGVLLLAASILLWRKSNLYLKQGIDMNDHKAVSKMLSEELPGLLKPLSYFAAAMGLALFAIAIAGVTYQLFAAPPEEPISGAFADYPLMEAIFISVLYVIIGLGAVLFPFALKRKPNLNVVKTIKYCWRLTGVILVLFGVMNYFTHIGLIVNTME; translated from the coding sequence ATGATTATCGATTGGGCTACAACGCAAGTCTATAATACTATTATGTGTGTTGCAGCTGGCGTTGGACTATTATTAATTCTGAGATTTGGCTCACATTTAAATAACAGTAAAGTAGGACAATTAGAAGGTTGGGCTATTGGTTTTGAAATTCTAGGATTCATATTGACTTTAACCGGCGGTCATATGAGTTTAACCTGGCCACTTGCCCAGATTGGATTCCCTTTTGATGACATTATTTTTGGAGAACCCGCCCTAGCGTTTGGTGTACTGCTGCTTGCCGCTTCAATACTTTTATGGCGTAAATCAAACCTATACTTAAAACAGGGTATTGATATGAACGATCATAAAGCTGTTTCAAAAATGTTGTCAGAAGAATTGCCTGGCTTATTAAAACCACTATCCTATTTTGCAGCAGCAATGGGGCTTGCGCTTTTTGCAATTGCAATTGCCGGAGTTACTTACCAATTATTTGCAGCTCCACCAGAAGAACCTATTTCAGGGGCTTTTGCAGATTACCCATTAATGGAAGCTATATTTATTTCTGTTTTATATGTAATTATCGGTTTAGGCGCAGTATTATTTCCGTTTGCTCTTAAAAGAAAACCGAATCTTAATGTTGTCAAAACCATTAAATATTGTTGGAGACTCACTGGTGTCATTTTAGTTTTATTCGGTGTCATGAACTATTTTACTCACATCGGATTAATTGTTAATACCATGGAATAG
- a CDS encoding MFS transporter — translation MFSFLKPKMAKKSISEEEIPKKYKSLGFQSLAGIFLGYMAYYIIRNNFALSTPYLQEELHLSSAQIGFLSSTMLIAYGISKGIMSSLADKASPKKFMAFGLLMAAMVNIMLGFGTAFWVFMILVIILGLFQGMGVGPSYITLAHWIPHKRRGTLSAVWNISHNVGGGIAAPIVGFGFAMFGSNNWQIATYQIPAAVAIIFAMIILLLVKERPKHEGLPPINEYSKEEANYVEKKEQLEESSEDRSFWYIFKNYALKNKNVWYTSFADACNYMVRYGVLSWLPIYLIQVKQFSQGEMSVAFFIFEWAAIPSTLLAGYISDKIFKGYRMPPAVIALVIIFLGIIGYWQSNSLVAVTLFAAIVGCLIYVPMFLVSVQAVEVVPPFAVGASTGLRGFISYIFGASAGTTIFGIMIDTVGWHGGFLLLLSAAILGIIFCSLIDLSMKKQNRLETMSE, via the coding sequence ATGTTTTCATTTTTAAAACCAAAAATGGCTAAAAAATCAATTTCTGAAGAAGAAATACCCAAGAAGTATAAAAGTTTAGGATTTCAATCTTTAGCGGGAATATTTTTAGGTTATATGGCATATTACATTATACGTAATAACTTTGCTTTATCGACTCCTTATTTACAGGAAGAACTGCATCTCAGCTCAGCTCAAATAGGTTTTTTGAGCAGTACGATGTTAATTGCATATGGTATAAGTAAAGGGATTATGAGTTCTCTTGCTGACAAAGCAAGTCCTAAAAAATTTATGGCTTTTGGTTTGTTGATGGCGGCTATGGTAAATATCATGTTAGGTTTTGGAACAGCATTCTGGGTATTCATGATTCTTGTTATCATACTTGGTCTTTTTCAAGGGATGGGAGTAGGGCCGAGTTATATTACACTTGCCCATTGGATACCGCATAAACGAAGAGGAACACTTAGTGCTGTATGGAATATTTCACATAATGTAGGGGGAGGAATTGCGGCTCCTATCGTTGGATTTGGATTCGCTATGTTTGGGTCTAATAACTGGCAAATCGCTACTTATCAAATCCCTGCTGCTGTAGCCATTATTTTTGCAATGATTATTCTTTTGCTTGTTAAAGAAAGGCCAAAACACGAAGGACTTCCTCCAATCAATGAATATAGTAAAGAAGAAGCAAATTATGTAGAGAAGAAGGAGCAGTTGGAAGAGTCATCGGAGGATAGAAGCTTTTGGTATATTTTTAAAAATTATGCTTTAAAAAACAAAAATGTTTGGTATACGTCATTTGCAGATGCCTGTAATTATATGGTTCGATATGGTGTTTTAAGTTGGCTTCCGATTTATTTAATTCAAGTGAAACAATTTTCACAAGGGGAGATGAGTGTAGCCTTTTTCATTTTTGAATGGGCGGCTATCCCTTCCACTTTATTAGCGGGCTATATATCAGATAAAATTTTTAAAGGTTATCGTATGCCTCCAGCTGTTATCGCATTAGTTATCATCTTTTTAGGAATTATAGGCTATTGGCAGAGTAATTCATTGGTTGCAGTCACCTTGTTTGCTGCTATAGTAGGCTGCTTGATTTATGTACCAATGTTTTTAGTATCCGTACAAGCAGTAGAAGTTGTACCTCCTTTTGCTGTTGGTGCTTCAACTGGATTACGCGGTTTTATCAGTTATATTTTTGGAGCATCAGCAGGTACGACCATCTTTGGGATAATGATTGATACTGTTGGTTGGCACGGTGGCTTCCTCTTATTGTTATCAGCAGCCATATTAGGTATAATCTTTTGCTCTTTAATTGATTTATCAATGAAAAAGCAAAATAGACTGGAAACAATGAGTGAATAA
- a CDS encoding alpha-L-fucosidase → MKRFSEEKLKGIFGAVPFSSNSKVRSWQELKYGMFIHWGLYSELGGIWKNEPVEMGYSEQIQMWANISKSDYLEVAHHFTAEHFDPDEICQLAKDAGMTYVLMTTKHHDGFCMFNTATTDYNIVNQTPYGKDPLKLLSESCERHGLKFGIYFSLVDWHQGHSFDKDNNNTIPQSIEEIIETQLKELLTNYGDICEIWFDMSSPSQKQSRKFIELVHYYQPNAMINSRIWNNMGEFRTLSDNEVPSVNLDVIWQTPASIYQETWGYRKWQVREGKNKKVRELLKALSGGDNYLLNIGPRGDGSIVAFEADVLREMGKWIERHPEVLKAQNTLLDRHDWGKIKYKDNALYLIIEHIPENKTLKLYGVLNDVFKVTENNTSKELNWSKKEDTLTIHFSDELKDPVLPVVQVVLNGALEVLPNHTLLVNEGNYELTVDDLYVYYGYHERGNYTSMEQVAVRYTAYFIQKHMNKISLKVHGHFDENKTYQIKIGDTMYEKMGKQLNDSSIGPLQLVENKVTPIHITLANPTHPGEPLNLKIQSINIFEN, encoded by the coding sequence ATGAAAAGATTTTCTGAAGAGAAGTTGAAGGGGATTTTTGGTGCGGTACCATTTAGTAGCAATTCCAAAGTTCGTTCTTGGCAAGAGCTTAAATATGGTATGTTTATTCATTGGGGATTGTATTCGGAATTAGGTGGTATTTGGAAAAATGAACCCGTGGAAATGGGATATAGTGAACAGATTCAGATGTGGGCGAATATTTCAAAATCGGATTATTTGGAGGTAGCCCATCATTTCACTGCCGAACATTTTGACCCTGATGAAATATGTCAATTAGCAAAAGATGCTGGTATGACGTATGTTCTTATGACGACGAAACATCATGATGGATTTTGTATGTTTAATACAGCGACGACGGACTATAATATTGTAAACCAAACGCCTTATGGAAAAGATCCATTGAAATTATTATCAGAATCTTGCGAACGTCATGGGTTGAAATTTGGCATCTATTTTTCATTGGTAGATTGGCATCAAGGGCACTCTTTTGATAAAGATAATAATAATACAATTCCACAAAGTATCGAAGAAATAATTGAAACACAACTAAAAGAGCTGCTAACCAATTATGGTGATATATGCGAAATTTGGTTTGATATGTCATCTCCATCACAAAAGCAAAGTCGTAAATTTATAGAGTTGGTGCATTATTACCAGCCAAATGCAATGATTAATAGTCGTATATGGAACAATATGGGGGAATTTCGAACGCTTAGTGATAATGAAGTCCCTTCTGTTAATTTAGATGTTATATGGCAGACGCCAGCTTCCATATACCAAGAAACATGGGGATATAGAAAATGGCAAGTGCGGGAAGGCAAAAATAAAAAGGTAAGAGAACTTTTAAAAGCTTTGAGTGGCGGAGATAATTACCTATTAAATATTGGTCCACGTGGTGATGGATCTATCGTTGCATTTGAAGCGGATGTATTGCGGGAGATGGGGAAATGGATTGAACGCCATCCCGAAGTATTGAAAGCACAGAATACTTTATTGGATAGACATGATTGGGGGAAAATAAAATATAAAGATAACGCACTTTATTTAATTATAGAACATATTCCAGAAAATAAAACACTCAAATTATATGGAGTGTTAAATGATGTGTTTAAAGTAACAGAAAATAACACCTCTAAAGAATTAAACTGGTCAAAAAAAGAGGATACCTTGACTATCCATTTTTCTGATGAACTTAAAGATCCTGTTTTACCAGTTGTGCAAGTAGTACTAAACGGCGCATTGGAAGTGCTGCCAAATCATACATTATTAGTCAATGAAGGAAATTATGAGTTAACAGTTGATGATTTGTATGTATATTACGGCTATCATGAACGGGGAAATTATACGAGCATGGAACAAGTTGCCGTACGTTATACTGCCTATTTTATACAAAAGCATATGAATAAAATCAGCCTCAAAGTCCACGGTCATTTTGACGAAAATAAAACATATCAGATAAAAATTGGAGATACAATGTATGAGAAGATGGGAAAACAGCTAAACGATTCTAGTATAGGACCGCTTCAATTGGTAGAAAATAAGGTGACACCAATTCATATTACTTTGGCCAATCCAACTCATCCTGGAGAACCTTTAAATTTGAAAATACAATCTATAAATATTTTTGAAAATTGA
- a CDS encoding ROK family transcriptional regulator gives MKKNQDFIKRENQNLILDLIQEHELIARAKLAKLANMSPTTVSRITTSLIDIGLVKETNQYTTGVGRKATLLSLNPDSLISIGVELDEKKIRLGFFDFLGKAIITEEIEKEVKDSPETVITYLKQTIFQVIETHHLSRNKIIGVCVGIPGWVDNKNGVVVKSAQLGWENAAFGQKLQEVLPFQVLVDNELKLKAYAEKMFRKDKIEHTIVVIDFGSGVGSALIVGGDVYRGFLNAAGEIGHTIVNPNGMLCTCGNIGCLQTYVAEGFLIQEASKQSDASSLEDIVEAAQYGHKWAVNILERAITYAAITVNNSVCMNNPDKVILTGKLIEQTDYLKDRILKESRNRIWLPLSDSTTIEISRLGKNGVILGAGMQSQREYINQLNYEKELV, from the coding sequence ATGAAGAAAAATCAGGATTTTATAAAGAGAGAGAACCAAAATCTTATATTGGATTTGATACAGGAACATGAATTAATTGCTAGAGCAAAATTAGCAAAACTTGCAAATATGAGCCCAACTACTGTTTCTCGCATTACTACCTCGCTTATAGACATTGGCCTTGTAAAAGAAACAAACCAATATACGACAGGGGTAGGCAGGAAAGCAACACTACTTTCACTTAATCCAGATTCATTAATATCTATCGGTGTGGAATTGGATGAGAAGAAGATTAGACTTGGTTTTTTCGATTTTCTTGGTAAAGCAATCATTACAGAAGAAATAGAAAAAGAAGTAAAGGATTCACCAGAAACAGTTATTACATATTTAAAACAAACGATATTTCAAGTTATTGAAACGCATCATCTTAGTAGGAATAAGATTATTGGCGTTTGTGTTGGAATCCCAGGGTGGGTGGATAATAAAAATGGCGTAGTTGTAAAATCCGCTCAACTAGGTTGGGAAAACGCGGCGTTTGGGCAAAAACTTCAGGAAGTATTGCCGTTTCAAGTACTCGTGGATAATGAATTGAAGTTAAAAGCATATGCCGAAAAAATGTTTCGCAAAGATAAAATAGAACATACAATTGTTGTAATTGATTTTGGAAGTGGTGTTGGATCTGCTTTGATTGTTGGAGGCGATGTTTACCGTGGCTTTCTAAATGCTGCGGGGGAGATTGGCCATACAATAGTTAATCCAAATGGAATGCTTTGTACTTGTGGTAATATTGGTTGTTTACAAACCTATGTTGCTGAAGGTTTTCTCATTCAGGAAGCTTCTAAGCAATCTGATGCCAGTAGTCTGGAAGATATTGTTGAAGCTGCTCAATACGGGCATAAATGGGCGGTGAACATACTGGAACGAGCGATTACATATGCAGCCATTACAGTGAATAATAGTGTCTGCATGAATAACCCTGACAAGGTTATTTTAACTGGTAAGTTGATAGAACAAACCGATTATTTAAAGGATAGAATTTTAAAAGAGTCAAGGAACCGGATTTGGTTACCGCTTAGTGATTCCACAACAATTGAAATATCTAGGCTTGGAAAAAATGGTGTCATCTTAGGGGCAGGAATGCAATCTCAAAGAGAATATATTAACCAATTAAATTATGAAAAGGAGTTGGTATAA
- a CDS encoding glutathione ABC transporter substrate-binding protein, which translates to MKNLFTSICLLTIAMFLLSACATSGSSEEGDSTGSDGDTDKNEVTVAFQENIQTMDPHNGSSGIDISVQYAIYESMFTPDKDGELQPLLATDYDISDDGLTYTFKLRDDVTFTDGAEFNAEAVKANLDRIIDSEGSLNNYKSLRNVEEVEVADDYEVEVTLNNINSQFIDKIGMIRMVSPDALEKDIDFGEESAGTGPFVLEKWSHGDYLEAIKNEDYWEEGLPKIDKVTFEPIPEDGSRIAMLKTGETDYIFPVPVNDVESLDAEDNIEVSTVESTYVNYATINTSKEPFNKKEVRQAMNYALNQEDFVKVVKNGYGVASDSVLPATNVFYEGQEPYDYDLDKAKELLAEAGYEDGFTTEIWGSDSSKDKRGMQFIQQQLGKIGIDVEIKQMERGTLSDEINKPESAEDSEVEMWYVGWSSQVGDADNATNPLFSSSSFPPNGSNTAYYDNEKADKLIDEGLHAKDEDEAAEKYAELQEVLWDDAPWLFTAVDEEPTAMKEGLKGIWRSADGNFYLRDIEWE; encoded by the coding sequence TTGAAAAATTTATTTACTAGTATTTGTTTATTAACGATTGCTATGTTTTTACTTTCTGCTTGTGCAACAAGCGGCTCTTCAGAAGAAGGAGATAGTACAGGTAGTGATGGAGATACAGATAAGAATGAGGTAACTGTTGCTTTCCAAGAAAATATTCAGACAATGGATCCGCATAATGGCAGTTCTGGTATCGATATTAGTGTGCAATATGCAATCTATGAGTCTATGTTTACACCTGATAAAGATGGAGAACTTCAGCCGTTATTAGCAACAGATTATGATATTTCAGATGATGGATTAACTTATACTTTTAAGTTGAGAGATGACGTAACATTTACTGATGGTGCAGAATTCAACGCTGAAGCTGTAAAGGCAAATTTAGATCGTATTATTGATTCAGAAGGGTCATTGAATAATTATAAGAGTTTAAGAAATGTAGAGGAAGTTGAAGTAGCAGATGACTATGAAGTCGAAGTTACTTTAAATAATATTAACAGTCAATTTATTGATAAAATCGGTATGATTCGCATGGTAAGCCCTGATGCTTTAGAAAAGGATATTGATTTCGGTGAAGAGTCTGCAGGTACAGGTCCGTTTGTATTGGAAAAATGGAGTCATGGAGATTATCTTGAAGCAATAAAAAATGAAGACTATTGGGAAGAAGGATTACCTAAGATAGATAAGGTGACATTTGAACCAATTCCGGAAGATGGTTCGCGCATTGCAATGTTGAAAACAGGTGAGACAGACTATATTTTCCCTGTCCCTGTTAACGATGTAGAATCTCTTGATGCGGAAGATAATATTGAAGTATCTACCGTAGAGTCTACTTACGTGAACTATGCAACAATTAATACAAGTAAAGAACCATTTAATAAAAAAGAAGTCAGGCAAGCAATGAATTACGCGCTTAATCAAGAAGATTTTGTCAAAGTAGTCAAAAATGGTTATGGAGTTGCCTCTGATTCAGTTCTTCCTGCTACAAACGTTTTTTATGAAGGTCAGGAACCTTATGACTATGACCTTGATAAAGCAAAAGAACTATTAGCTGAAGCAGGCTATGAAGATGGATTTACCACGGAAATTTGGGGGAGCGATTCAAGTAAGGATAAAAGAGGTATGCAATTTATTCAACAACAATTAGGAAAAATCGGTATAGATGTTGAGATTAAACAAATGGAGCGTGGGACGCTTTCAGATGAAATCAACAAACCAGAATCTGCGGAGGATTCTGAAGTAGAGATGTGGTATGTTGGCTGGTCTTCTCAAGTTGGTGATGCTGACAATGCTACGAATCCATTATTTAGCAGTTCTTCATTTCCTCCCAATGGTTCCAATACAGCTTATTATGATAATGAAAAGGCAGACAAGCTAATTGATGAAGGGCTCCACGCGAAAGATGAAGATGAAGCTGCAGAAAAATATGCAGAATTACAAGAAGTCCTTTGGGATGATGCTCCGTGGTTATTTACAGCAGTTGACGAAGAGCCTACAGCTATGAAAGAGGGATTGAAAGGGATTTGGAGGTCTGCTGACGGAAACTTTTATTTAAGAGATATTGAGTGGGAGTAA
- a CDS encoding ABC transporter permease — MGRYIVKRILGLIPLLLAVSFLIFIFIHLIPGDPARLMAGKDATNAEVEALRTYLGLDKPILEQYFIYMKELFQGDLGQSLRSNAPVSQLFGERFLPSLQLSLLSIGWATLFGILLGVISAVFRGRWPDYFGTIIAISGISVPNFWLGLVTIQLFAVQFNIFPAGGIETWKGYVLPSFALGAGIMAMITRFTRSSLVQTLQEDFIRTARSRGLGEKSIIFGHALKKSMITVLTIAGLQFGFLLGGSIVVENVFSFPGMGRLLIDSIQFRDYPVVQSLLLIFSLEFILVNLIVDILYGFFNPKIRYN; from the coding sequence GTGGGTAGATACATTGTAAAAAGAATACTTGGATTAATTCCGCTTCTCCTCGCAGTGTCATTTCTAATATTTATATTTATTCATCTTATACCGGGTGATCCAGCACGGTTAATGGCTGGAAAGGATGCAACCAATGCTGAAGTAGAAGCGCTCCGTACATATCTTGGACTGGATAAACCTATATTGGAACAGTACTTCATATATATGAAAGAATTGTTCCAAGGAGATTTGGGACAATCATTACGATCCAATGCGCCTGTATCACAACTATTTGGAGAACGATTTTTGCCTTCATTACAACTGTCCTTATTGAGTATTGGCTGGGCAACGTTGTTTGGCATTTTGCTGGGAGTTATCTCGGCAGTGTTTAGAGGCCGCTGGCCAGATTATTTTGGTACTATAATTGCTATATCAGGTATTTCAGTGCCTAACTTTTGGTTAGGTTTGGTGACGATTCAATTGTTTGCAGTACAATTTAATATTTTTCCTGCTGGTGGTATCGAGACATGGAAGGGATATGTGTTACCATCTTTTGCCCTTGGTGCAGGAATTATGGCTATGATTACTAGATTTACAAGATCATCGCTTGTCCAGACACTCCAGGAAGATTTTATTCGAACAGCACGGTCAAGAGGACTCGGTGAAAAATCAATCATTTTTGGGCATGCACTGAAAAAATCGATGATCACAGTGCTTACAATAGCAGGACTTCAGTTTGGTTTTTTGTTGGGCGGTTCTATTGTAGTAGAAAATGTCTTCTCTTTCCCTGGTATGGGAAGGTTACTCATTGATTCTATACAATTTAGAGATTATCCGGTTGTACAATCTTTACTGCTAATTTTTTCTTTAGAGTTTATACTAGTGAATTTAATTGTTGATATTTTATATGGATTCTTTAATCCAAAGATTAGATATAACTGA